From a single Bacillus gobiensis genomic region:
- a CDS encoding 50S ribosomal protein L25/general stress protein Ctc, which produces MATIKAKKRLELNRSSNRKIRQEGNVLGVIYGKNTDSQPVYLDSIALLKTLRDEGKNTIITLEVDGKKQSVMVYELQTDPIKDELLHADFHVVDMGAEIDVDVPVSLQGEAQGVKDGGVLQQPLYELSIKAKPKSIPQTIEVDISALEMNEVITIGELKAAADYTFNHDSDEVVASILPPQAAEELEESEDEAAEPEVIGEKEEENKEE; this is translated from the coding sequence ATGGCTACTATTAAAGCAAAAAAACGCTTAGAATTGAATCGATCTTCCAATCGGAAAATTCGGCAAGAAGGAAATGTGCTTGGCGTGATTTACGGAAAAAATACAGACAGCCAACCCGTATATCTTGACAGCATAGCTCTATTAAAAACTCTTCGTGATGAAGGGAAAAACACAATCATTACATTAGAAGTTGACGGCAAAAAACAGTCAGTAATGGTTTACGAATTACAAACAGATCCGATAAAAGACGAGCTGCTGCATGCGGATTTCCATGTGGTCGATATGGGGGCTGAGATTGATGTCGATGTTCCTGTCTCACTTCAAGGAGAAGCACAAGGCGTGAAAGACGGAGGAGTTCTTCAGCAGCCTTTGTATGAGCTGTCAATTAAAGCGAAGCCGAAAAGCATTCCTCAAACAATCGAAGTCGATATATCCGCTCTGGAGATGAATGAAGTAATAACGATTGGAGAGTTAAAGGCTGCGGCTGACTATACCTTCAATCATGACAGTGATGAAGTAGTTGCCTCCATTCTTCCTCCGCAAGCAGCTGAAGAACTTGAAGAATCAGAAGATGAAGCTGCTGAACCGGAAGTCATTGGAGAAAAAGAAGAAGAAAATAAAGAAGAGTAA